AGAAGAGAGTATTCGACGGCAAGTTCGGCAGCAAACAGGCCTACCAGTTCAGGGACAAGGAGTTCGGAATGGTCAACCTGCGTGTGTTCGGTGAGTTCAGGTACAAGATCGCAGCCCCGGAGAACTTCGTCAACCAGTTCGTGGGCACTTTCAACTTCGCCACCAGCGCTGAGGTGGAGGACAGGATCAAGGAACAGATGGTCATCCTGATATACGACTCGCTCGGCGACATGAAGAACCAGGGCATGGGCGTTGCGGACATAGCGTCCAACCTGACGAACATTGAACAGGTCGTGCTCACGAGGACAAAGGAACACTTCGACCTTTATGGAATAACGATAGACAAGCTCTCCGGGCTGTACATATCCCTGCCAGAGGAGGTCCAGAAGGCAGTCGACACGAAGTCCTCGATGACCATCCTCGGCGCGAACTACATGCAGTACCAGACAGGACAGGCCATGAGGGATGCGGCAGTGAACCCGGCCGGAGGCGCCGCTGCTGCAGGTGTCGGCGTCGGCGCAGGTATCGGCATGGGCTGGAGCATGGTTGGTGCCATGACTCAGCCACCTGCTGGCGCTCCAGGCGCCCCGGCCGCGCAGCCGGCTCAGGTAGCCGCCGTGCCACAGGTAGCATGTCCCAAGTGCGGCACTCAGAACCCTGCTAACAACAAGTTCTGCGCTTCCTGCGGCGCCAAGCTTAGCGTCGCGACAGTACCATGTCCCAAGTGCAAGGCAGAGGTGCCCGAAGGCACGAAGTTCTGCCCTGAATGCGGAACGGCGATGGTCGCTACGAAGAAGTGCGCCGCATGCGGTGTCGAATCGCCGGCCACATCGAAGTTCTGCGCGGGATGCGGAAAGGCTCTATAGAAACCAAACCGCTTAGGAGTAAGGAACCAGCCCCCAGGAGTTGAGATAGCTTGGCATCTACCAAATGTCCGAAGTGCGCAGCCCCAGTGCCGTTCGACACAGGGGTAAAGTTCGTCAAATGTCCGTACTGTAGCTCGCAGATATACATCGACAGAACGGGGGCGGGTTTCTACTATGCCCTCCCGTTCATGGTCACCGAGAGCGACTCGGTCGGCATGTTCAAACGCTGGGCGGCCGGGTCCACCAAGGCAAAGGATCTGGACAAGCTCGCTCAGCTAGCGGGAGTCAAGAGGCAATACTTCCCAGTCTACATGTTCAAGAGGGATGTGAACGGGGTCGAGCAGGTCCTCATAGAGACCGCAGGATCGACGACTCTCCCAGGCTTGCACAACCTCAAGGTTCCTGCAGGCGACTTGAAGGTCTTCGACGCCGCCTTCGATACCCAGGGCGCGGAACTGGTCAAGCCTGACATCGAGATGACGTCGTACCTCAGCACGCTTCCGGGGAAGCCCAAGGAGCAGGCCCTGGTCTACTTCCCGATATGGAAGATAGACTATGTTTTCAACCAGAAGAAATATGGAGTGGTCATCGACGCATCGTCTGGCGAAGTATTTTCCGCAGAATTCCCCACAAGGAGCTCGATGGCGTACATGGCAGTCGCATTCATCGGTTTCTTGGCCTTCATAGGCGAGGGTCTGCTCGCCACGAGCTCGCTCGTTGCGGGTGCAGGTCTGATGGTCGTGACGGTGATAGGCGTGTTTGCGGCAGCGCTGTATGTTTCGAGGAGGATGTGAGAATGGATATCTCAGTAGGTTTGAACTGTCCGACCTGCGGCGGCGCCATATCGCTCCCCGAAGGCGAGACGACAATCTCGTGCCAATACTGTGGGTCTGCACTCTTCGTCGAAGGGGACCAGGGAGTCACCACAATCGCATTCAAGAACAAGGCCTTGAAGGACGCTGCGGTCGCGTCCACTCAGCATTGGTGGACGCATGGGCTGAAGGCGAGAGATCTCAAGAAGGTCGGAAAGATCAACGAGGCCTACCCGATCTACCTGCCGTTCTGGAAGACGACCACCAGGGTTGCCGGCTGGATATGCGGTTATGAGGAGAGGAGGCACACGGACCAGAAGGGCAACGTGAGAGTCGAGAAGATACCGAAGGAGGTCATGGTGCTCCAGGACTATGTCTTCTCGGAGATCGCTTGCGACCCAGGAGACCTGGGCATAAGAACGCTCAAGAACATGGTCGGCGAAACGAGTTTCGCAGACTTCGATATGATTCCGACCTTCGAGGCGACCACGAGCAAGGACGCTGCGGTCACTAAAGCCAAGGGCGACGCACTTGCGAAGGCGAGGGCGAGCGCACATGTTCCTCATGTGACATTCGAGAAGCTGCACGTGTTCGCGAAGGCCCTCACGATGATATACTACCCGATCTGGGTCGTGAGGTACAGCTACAGGGACAGGATGTACATGGACACTGTGGACGGCGTCACAGGACAGGTCATGTCCGGCAGGGCGCCCGGAGATCCATTGTTCCAGGCGCTTGCAGTCACATTCGGTGCCGCAGGCGGCGGTCTGGTCGCTGCTGGGAGCATCATCTACGCTGGTGCATCATACGCAAACGACGTCAGGATAGCCGGTGTTGGCCTGGTCGTGGGCGCGGTGATCCTGTTCCTTGCGTACCGGTTCTTCAGGCACGGTTCCGAGCGTGTTCAGGGCGAGTTCAAGGAGAAGCACGCGGGTGTTGGTGACTTGCTCAAACAGGCTCAACAGGTGTCCAAGACTCTGGAGGGATTGCGATGAGGGTCATACAGGTCAAATGCCCGCAGTGCAACAGTCCATTGACCATGAAGCAGAAGGACAAGCTGTTCTACTGCGCTCAGTGCGGCACTATGCACGTGAGGAACGGCGGAGTGGAGAAGCTGGATTACGAGATCGCGGAGTTCAGCCCCAACGCTCAGGGCGAGAAGGTGTTCATGCCGTTCTGGAGGGTCTACGCTTCCCTGATTGTAAGGTCCAAGAACGTTGAGGGCGGCACGCTGTTCAAGATCGCCAATTTCCTGAAGGGAGGCGACAGTGGGAACATGTTCATCTACATCCCAGCTGCGGACCTTAACACGGGCGACTTCAGGCGGATGGCGGTCCAGTTCACGTCAAGCCCGCCGAGGTATTCGACCAGGCTCAAGTTCGGCAACGAAGTGAGGATCCCGGCCGCGATATCCAAGCAGGAGGCTGCGGAGCTGGCCGACTTTGTCGTAGTCACAATGGAGGCCGAGCAGCCCGGCGTGCTCCAGAGACTGGACTATACGCTCACAGTCAACGACACCAAGCTGGTCTATTTGCCCTACGTGAGAAACGCGCAGGGCCAGCTGATGCCCGGACTGTAGGTGAGAACCCCAATCAAACTCATTTAGCGCTTCTTTCCTTCCTTTTGGATAGGAAGTCCTGGATAATCTTGCCGTGGTCGAATGCGAACTTCGGGAGCCTGTCCAGCGGGACCCATTCAGCGTCCTTCGCGTCGTCCCCTGCTCTCAGGTTCCCGCCAACCGGCTTGAGATGGTACACCGCGGTGACGAA
The Candidatus Thermoplasmatota archaeon genome window above contains:
- a CDS encoding zinc ribbon domain-containing protein codes for the protein MASTKCPKCAAPVPFDTGVKFVKCPYCSSQIYIDRTGAGFYYALPFMVTESDSVGMFKRWAAGSTKAKDLDKLAQLAGVKRQYFPVYMFKRDVNGVEQVLIETAGSTTLPGLHNLKVPAGDLKVFDAAFDTQGAELVKPDIEMTSYLSTLPGKPKEQALVYFPIWKIDYVFNQKKYGVVIDASSGEVFSAEFPTRSSMAYMAVAFIGFLAFIGEGLLATSSLVAGAGLMVVTVIGVFAAALYVSRRM
- a CDS encoding SPFH domain-containing protein — its product is MSLIGADTFKWEDIDKRQNIMYRMPRNIKFNDNIVVREDEMAVFFRDGKALAYIDRPDRYALTSLNAPIVGKIVKFLSGVQQQAEVVYLQKRVFDGKFGSKQAYQFRDKEFGMVNLRVFGEFRYKIAAPENFVNQFVGTFNFATSAEVEDRIKEQMVILIYDSLGDMKNQGMGVADIASNLTNIEQVVLTRTKEHFDLYGITIDKLSGLYISLPEEVQKAVDTKSSMTILGANYMQYQTGQAMRDAAVNPAGGAAAAGVGVGAGIGMGWSMVGAMTQPPAGAPGAPAAQPAQVAAVPQVACPKCGTQNPANNKFCASCGAKLSVATVPCPKCKAEVPEGTKFCPECGTAMVATKKCAACGVESPATSKFCAGCGKAL